The following are encoded in a window of Prochlorococcus marinus str. MIT 1013 genomic DNA:
- the psbZ gene encoding photosystem II reaction center protein PsbZ, which produces MSFIAGILANALLFSSLLLVVGVPVFYMTQDSPEDNRNPNIRKIEALGGVWFVLVLLNGLVGGIAQGYSG; this is translated from the coding sequence ATGTCTTTTATTGCAGGCATACTTGCTAATGCACTTTTGTTCTCATCTTTGCTGTTAGTAGTAGGTGTTCCAGTTTTTTATATGACTCAAGATAGTCCAGAGGACAATAGAAATCCAAACATAAGAAAAATAGAAGCCCTTGGTGGTGTTTGGTTCGTATTGGTTTTATTGAATGGATTAGTGGGTGGAATTGCACAAGGTTATTCTGGTTAA